Proteins encoded in a region of the Lycorma delicatula isolate Av1 chromosome 6, ASM4794821v1, whole genome shotgun sequence genome:
- the LOC142326604 gene encoding general transcription factor II-I repeat domain-containing protein 2-like, with amino-acid sequence MSLSRNTVMRRTEGMSRNLEDILHENINKCVVLSLQFDESTDYIGTAQLCVFIRMVFDDMLVTEELLTIITMHDRTRGQDIFDLFKNYIARTNFSICKLVSITADGAPAMIGNKSGFVALCKGDDDIPNFIDYHCMFYDYQILCSKVLKFNHVMDVAFKIVNSIRSKSLSRRQFRALLNECGEEHNELLLHTDVRWLSHATFLARFRELLPQIT; translated from the coding sequence ATGTCGTTATCGCGAAATACAGTTATGCGTAGAACAGAAGGAATGAGCCGAAATCTTGAAGACATTTTacatgaaaacattaataaatgcgTTGTATTATCACTGCAGTTTGACGAATCTACGGACTATATCGGTACTGCacaattatgtgtttttattcgAATGGTTTTCGATGATATGTTGGTTACAGaagaattattaactattattacaaTGCATGATCGCACAAGAGGTCAAgatatctttgatttatttaaaaattatattgcacgAACAAATTTTTCAATCTGCAAGTTGGTATCAATAACCGCTGACGGGGCTCCAgcaatgattggcaacaaaagtGGCTTCGTTGCTTTGTGTAAAGGTGATGATGACATTCCAAATTTTATTGACTATCATTGTATGTTCTATGACTATCAAATATTATGTTCAAAAGTGTTAAAATTCAATCATGTTATGGATGTTgcgtttaaaattgtaaattccaTAAGATCTAAAAGTTTGTCACGTCGTCAGTTTCGCGCTTTGCTGAATGAATGCGGTGAAGAACACAATGAACTGTTACTTCATACTGATGTAAGATGGTTAAGTCATGCTACATTTTTAGCAAGATTTAGAGAACTTCTGCCACAAATAACCTAA
- the LOC142326603 gene encoding SCAN domain-containing protein 3-like has protein sequence MLLNEFDRRFLKLSELEDIACFLSYPFNDIDVESLAQKLHNFLNTTNIVELEEEILNIKCDINLKSMVSDSNFWKLISEDKYPNIWTIVARFNAFFGSTYLCESAFSYMNAIKTKQRSQITDLHLESCLRIALSSYEPNFEKLAALMQCQVSSK, from the coding sequence ATGCTTCTAAATGAATTTGATAGAAGATTTCTCAAACTAAGTGAACTTGAAGATATTGCGTGTTTTTTATCTTACCCGTTTAATGACATCGACGTTGAAAGTCTTGCACAGAAACTTCACAATTTTCTTAATACTACAAATATAGTAGAATTAGAAgaagaaatactaaatattaaatgcgatataaatctaaaatcaatGGTTTCAGATAGCAATTTTTGGAAACTAATAAGCGAagataaatatccaaatatttggaCAATTGTTGCTCGTTTCAATGCCTTCTTTGGCtccacatatttatgtgaatccgCATTTTCTTATATGAATGCGATCAAAACAAAACAGCGATCGCAAATAACGGATCTACATTTAGAGTCATGCTTAAGAATTGCTTTAAGTTCATATGAGCCAAATTTTGAGAAACTTGCTGCTCTTATGCAATGCcaagtttcatccaaataa